The Thermothielavioides terrestris NRRL 8126 chromosome 2, complete sequence genome includes a region encoding these proteins:
- a CDS encoding glycoside hydrolase family 92 protein (CAZy_ID 269945), with amino-acid sequence MALLLASGWLVLAGTVLAQDAFDPLAYVDPLIGASNGGNVFPGASLPYGMAKAVADTNSPSRQGGFTLDGSPVTGFSMMHDSGTGGSPSLGNFALFAYTNCPGGDIDRCVFPKKARAAFGSFRNTSVSAKPGTFGITLDTGIRAEMTTTQHAALFSFTFPSVGADDEPAKPLILQDLTDLADSRQDNASVAVDPTTGRITGSARFLPSFGTGNFVLHFCTDFHGAGVLDSGIFVDSRASTAVQNLTISRSINGYPLPGGAFVRFNSAAEPILVRTATSFISVERACEHAETEIPDFDFTAVSEAATAAWREKMSPIRVSTNKVDGSMLTNFYSGIYRTMINPQNYTGENPLWSSDEPYFDSFYCIWDLFRSQLPLLTITDPTAVTEMIRSLIDTYRHLGWLPDCRMSLSKGYTQGGSNADVVLADAYVKGLQGGINWDDGYAAVVKDAEVEPYDWCCEGRGGLDSWKSLGYIPVQDFDYKGFGTMTRSISRTLEYAYNDFCISQMAEGLGKTSDKEKYLESSGNWQNLFKADQVSTWWNGTQTGFTGFFQPRYLNKTWGYQDPLNCSNLDSFSVCSLQNTGRETFESSIWEYGFFVPHDQASLITLYGGPASFVSRLNYLHDRSITFIGNEPAFLTVFQYHYAGRPALSALRSHFYIPSSFRPTPDGLPGNDDSGAMGAFLAFAMIGLFPNPGQDVYLITPPFFEEVNVTHPLTGRTARVRALGLDPPAYANLYIQSATLDGRPYSRNWLDHSFFTEGKELVLTLGRNESAWGTRVEDLPPSLGKYLGFGAVNGSVARRSAPAGLWKRGADKGGLAGWMDKLGM; translated from the exons atggccctcctcctcgcgtCCGGCTGGTTGGTCCTGGCAGGCACCGTGCTGGCCCAGGACGCCTTCGACCCCCTCGCATACGTCGACCCCCTGATCGGGGCCAGCAATGGCGGCAACGTCTTCCCCGGTGCTTCTCTGCCGTACGGCATGGCCAAGGCCGTCGCCGACACCAATAGCCCCAGCCGGCAGGGCGGCTTCACTCTGGACGGCTCCCCCGTGACCGGCTTCAGCATGATGCACGacagcggcaccggcggcagTCCGAGCCTGGGCAACTTCGCCCTGTTCGCCTACACGAACTGCCCGGGCGGGGACATCGACCGCTGCGTCTTCCCCAagaaggcccgcgccgcctttGGCAGCTTTCGCAACACCAGCGTGTCTGCGAAGCCCGGCACCTTCGGCATCACGCTGGACACCGGCATCCGGGCCGAGATGACCACGACCCAGCACGCTGCGCTCTTTAGCTTCACCTTTCCTTCTGTCggagccgacgacgagccggcCAAGCCACTGATTCTGCAGGATCTCACGGATCTGGCCGACTCGAGGCAGGACAATGCCTCCGTGGCCGTGGACCCAACGACAGGACGCATCACGGGGAGCGCCCGCTTCTTGCCGAGCTTCGGTACCGGGAATTTCGTCTTGCACTTCTGCACCGACTTCCATGGTGCCGGTGTACTCGACAGTGGCATCTTTGTTGATAGCAgggccagcaccgccgtcCAGAACTTGACAATCTCGAGGTCCATCAACGGCTATCCGCTTCCCGGCGGCGCTTTTGTCAGGTTCAACTCGGCCGCCGAACCTATCCTCGTCCGGACTGCTACCAGCTTCATCAGCGTCGAACGGGCGTGCGAGCATGCCGAGACCGAGATCCCGGACTTTGACTTCACTGCTGTTTCCGAGgctgcgacggcggcctggaGGGAAAAGATGAGCCCGATCAGGGTGTCGACAAACAAGGTGGACGGCTCCATGTTGACAAACTTCTACAGCGGCATCTACCGGACCATGATCAACCCACAGAACTACACGGGCGAGAATCCGCTCTGGTCCAGCGACGAGCCGTACTTTGACTCGTTCTACTG CATCTGGGACCTATTCCGATCACAACTCCCGCTTTTGACCATCACGGATCCCACCGCGGTTACCGAAATGATCCGCTCACTAATCGACACTTACCGCCACCTGGGATGGCTGCCGGATTGCCGGATGAGTCTCAGCAAGGGCTACACCCAG GGTGGGTCCAATGCCGACGTCGTGCTTGCGGACGCCTACGTCAAGGGGTTGCAGGGTGGAATCAAC TGGGACGATGGgtacgccgccgtcgtgaAGGACGCCGAAGTTGAACCCTACGACTGGTGCTGTGAGGGGCGTGGAGGCCTGGACAGCTGGAAGTCCCTCGGCTACATTCCGGTCCAAGACTTCGACTACAAGGGATTTGGCACCATGACCCGGAGCATCTCGCGCACGCTCGAATACGCCTACAACGACTTTTGCATCTCCCAGATGGCCGAAGGCCTCGGTAAGACCAGCGACAAGGAGAAGTACCTCGAGTCGAGCGGCAACTGGCAAAACCTCTTCAAGGCCGACCAAGTCTCCACTTGGTGGAACGGCACCCAGACAGGTTTCACAGGCTTCTTCCAGCCGCGGTACCTGAACAAGACGTGGGGCTATCAAGACCCCCTGAACTGCAGCAACCTCGACTCGTTCAGCGTCTGCTCTCTGCAAAACACCGGCCGCGAGACCTTTGAGAGCAGCATTTGGGAGTACGGCTT CTTCGTCCCGCACGACCAAGCCTCCCTCATAACCCTCTACGGCGGCCCGGCGAGCTTCGTGTCCCGGCTCAACTACCTGCACGACCGGTCCATCACGTTCATCGGCAACGAGCCGGCCTTCCTCACCGTGTTCCAGTACCACTACGCCGGCCGCCCGGCGCTCTCGGCGCTGCGCTCGCACTTCTACATCCCGTCCTCCTTCCGGCCGACGCCCGACGGCCTGCCGGGCAACGACGACAGCGGCGCGATGGGCGCGTTCCTGGCCTTCGCCATGATCGGCCTGTTCCCGAACCCGGGCCAGGACGTCTACCTGATCACGCCGCCCTTCTTCGAGGAGGTCAACGTGACGCACCCGCTCACCGGCCGCACCGCCCGCGtgcgcgccctcggcctcgacccgCCGGCCTACGCCAACCTGTACATCCAGAGCGCCACGCTCGACGGCCGCCCCTACTCCCGCAACTGGCTCGACCACAGCTTCTTCACCGAGGGCAAGGAGCTGGTCCTCACCCTCGGCCGCAACGAGAGCGCCTGGGGCACCAGGGTCGAGGATCTGCCGCCGAGTCTGGGCAAGTATCTGGGGTTCGGCGCGGTGAATGGCTCGGTTgcgcggcggtcggcgcccgcGGGGCTCTGGAAGCGGGGGGCTGATAAGGGCGGGCTTGCCGGGTGGATGGATAAGCTGGGGATGTGA